Genomic DNA from Penaeus monodon isolate SGIC_2016 chromosome 15, NSTDA_Pmon_1, whole genome shotgun sequence:
NNNNNNNNNNNNNNNNNNNNCAAAATTGTTTAATCCTCTCACAGACTGATATTCTTATCATGGACCTTTGGGAAAGCATGATTATTGTTTGCTCTTGTGCTAGACTTACAATGCACTTTATGGGTTATTGTGATTGACCAAAGTAATTATGAAATCTTCTGATTTTCCTATATTAtctaattcttttttgttttatgggaATGATTATATAAATCTGACTGATTCTATTGGTGGTGGGtcaaaattaattttcaaaatctATTAATGAACTATAATATATTTCCAAGTTTATTCAAGTGTTAATTTCATATTAacataagaaacaaaaacagatatgGTTTACAGGTAAGAAAATTTGTATTTTTGCTAACTTGCTATTGTACATCCTCTAGAAATTGGCTGAACTGGAGGAAGAAATGATGAGGCATGACCAGGATATGCTTCAACGTGCAGGCAAGCTGGCACCAGCCTCTACAGCCAGCACTGATGCCCAGCCTGCCCATATCCCTCCCCCTACCATGTATGCCTCCCAAGAAGGAGCACCTGTGCCTTCACCGCAGGCACCTCAGACAGCTGAAAACAACAGCTACAACAATTACCAGCCACCAGCACCACAGCTTCCCATCCAGGAATTCTACACAGCCCCTACGTATGAGCCAACACCCCCCAGCAGCCTGGCACCAGCTGAGGGAGTGCCCAGCCCAGGACAGAAAGCAGTGTCTCCCCCTGCTGGATCACCCTCCCAGTACAGCACACTGGcctccccccacccattcacCCGGTCTCACTCCCAGTCCAGCATTGGGGCTCCACCCATTCACCCGCCTCTTCAGGGTATCAGGTCATCCCCCACCGGCTCTCCCCGTGATCCCGCTCCAGAGCCCCTCCCCAGGAAGAAGAAGTTGCCGCCACCTCCTCCTAGCAAGCCCCACCAAATTCCTGGAGATTCTGCAGAACGTTCTGAAGCAATAAGGTATTGTCTGATGACATTTTCAGTGCAGACTTCATAAACAGTTTAACCCTAAGATTGTATCACTATATTTCagtacttaaaaaaacaaaaacataggaTACAATCTTAGCTGTTGTAAGgtacaaatgaatgaatataacATTTTTGTAGCTAATATTTAGATCAGTTTAGtatgaaatacatatttatttccaGATTGAGCCGAATGCCTACAAGCAACCCCACCAGTGTATCACCCCAGCAGCAGGAAAACCAAGGAGAAGCTGTTTCCCCATCAGGTCAGCAGATGTCCAAACAGACTCTCCTAGCGCTCTCTGCCATCCCCAAGCCTCGCCTCACAGACAATGAAAGCTGGATCACCAAGAAGAAACCAGAGTCGCAAAGAAGAGATTACAGTAAACATTGGCTTCACCAGGCaagtcatttatttcttttaagtataagtagttttaaaatatttgaagTAAAGATATTACATTAACATTTTGTTATCAAgagcaaaatggaaaatattttgtGCAATTGAATATTTTATAGCCTGTTTATTAATTGAAAATTTCACCTCACAGGAGGCAGAACAGAGAAGACTGGAGCAGCAGGACAGAGTCAACCGCCAGCAACAGGCACGAGCACCAGCAGCAAAGACTCTGCCACCTCAGTCAGTCTCCCCTCAGCATCCNNNNNNNNNNNNNNNNNNNNNNNNNNNNNNNNNNNNNNNNNNNCAGAATGCAAGTCCTACCTACTCCAGCTACCCTCAAGCCCTNNNNNNNNNNNNNNNNNNNNNNNNNNNNNNNNNNNNNNNNNNNNNNNTGTGGAGAAATCAAGCCACAACATATCAGCCTCACATGCCCACACAGGCACCTAATGGTGACAAAGCTCTTCCAGACTCCATTATCCACAACATAACACAGAGagtcaataataaaaacagcaagaaTACCTACTCCAATACTAATGGAAGGtaagtatctaaaaaaaaaattctttatataattaGTGTATTTGTTAAACATCTTATACTTTATGAAGGGTATTAAAAGTTGAAGTATACTTATCCACCAGATGATGATTCATTatcaaaaaacatgaattaaatatgtaaattatctTTACAGACTAGGAAACACCTACGGCAATAACAACTACCGTGATGAGAATTATCACGACTACATGAATGCCGATGCCCTAAGTGCTCCTTCCGCCCACACTCCTCTCTACCAGTCTGGCATGGGGCAAAGCCAACAGCCTCCATTCAACTCTCAGTCACAGGACCATTCGAGTGGACAAGATCAGAGGCTGCTCAGTGTCTCTGGGAAAAAGAAGTGTTCGCACTGCTCAGAGGAACTGGGTACGTTACTTTTTTGTGTATGCATTGTGCTGATGATTTATTTtgttgatatagatatgtatagtattaattatgttcctgaatataataatgtttatttttgttattattgtaattatgttttGGTGAAGTTTACTAGTGGACAAGATGTTCTCTCCATCTGAGTTTTTAATCAATTTGTCCTTATTCTTATAGGTCGAGGAGCTGCAATGATCATTGAGAGTTTGCGACTCTTCTATCATATTCCTTGCttcaagtgttgtgtgtgtggcatacaatTAGGCAATGGGTCAGCAGGTGCTGATGTGCGAGTACGCAATCACAAGCTGCACTGCCATAACTGTTACTCAAATGATGAAGGTTTGTGTGGCCAGTTTCTGTAGTCCTTACACGTTCACTTGTTTGAACATATTTATTTAATACCACTCTTGTAATTATTCACATTACTTTTGTTCTTACCAGTAGGTTTAAGATGACAGTACTGAtgaatattaatttcttttattgataACCAACCTTTCTGCTTTCACAGGAATGAAATTCAGCAAGGTATAGTTTTGAGCTAGNNNNNNNNNNNNNNNNNNNNNNNNNNNNNNNNNNNNNTTGTCTCTGGTGCCAAAACTTTGGTTCATGTCGTGAGTTCTGTATTTCAAGACATGTCTCAAGGAATAATTATATGGATTACGNNNNNNNNNNNNNNNNNNNNNNNNNNNNNNNNNNNNNNNNNNNNNNNNNNAACAATTGTATAGTTTTATCCCCANNNNNNNNNNNNNNNNNNNNNNNNNNNNNNNNNNNNNNNNNNNNNNNNNNNNNNNNNNNNNNNNNNNNNNNNAATGTTATGTACAATTGTGTTAATATAACAACCAGACTGTGTTGATGTGTATATGAAAGGTGAAAATCTGTAGATCCTGTGAATGGTTGAGACTTAGTAAGATCTAGTTGCAGATAGATCTTGTAAAAGTTTATTAAGGCTTTTTGTTGATACATAGTTATATGTAGGCAGCTAGAAATTCTACTTAATTTATAAAAAGAACAATTTGCACAATCAAATGAATATTATGTTAAACATTAATaacttgtaaattatatattgtaaatattagttTAGTCATAAAACAGTCATTATGAGTAGGAAGAATAACTgccaggtgatttttttttttacaaattaataattattataactgaagGGTTCTTTATAAATGAATCTTGTATATTGATTATGTAAGCTTGTAATTAAAGCAAGTACTTTTCAGTGaattctttccctttcatttgttACAAAACTCAAAGACCTACTTTAACCTCATTTACTTCTGGTAATAAAACAAGTTATCAGcggaaaacatttattaaaatacactaCTGTacagtcatttttttctttcttaaattctAACTTATATTTCTTGTAAGTTTCTTCAAGTCATAGTACTTTGGAACAGGAAATGAGCTTTCTACGCTGATATCAAATCCATGATGTATCAAATGATAAAACACTAAATACACCTCGTCTAAAAGTATGGCACAAAACAGACACACTACTGTTTATCTTCACGTaacattataatagatatatatattgtttgatatCAAAACTAAATACTAAAATCTTTGCACTATCTTCATGAAAATATGGCACAAACAGATATGAAACTCATGTATTCTACTTGGAGAAGTAGACTTTTCTACCAAATCTAATATTTCAACCCTTGAAATACatcttcttttgaaaaaaaaaaaaaacagggagaaacAGGCACTAATATTATTCAACAACCTCCCTGCATTGTCTCATACATATCTCCAAATGAACAATAACATGTCTTCTTGAAAGGNNNNNNNNNNNNNNNNNNNNNNNNNNNNNNNNNNAACAATCTAGCTGGTTCTAGCTACTATTACTCGTAAATTAGTGCTGCACAATACAGTTGTTAAATTAGGAAAATAACCATCtttgatatacagaatatattttgtacatactctagaaaccatatataaaatactcTTCACTGggttaacatatacataacatatacccTGATAAAAGTATCCTAAAATCACTATTCTTACTCTAGTGTCTACAGTGTATACATTCAGTATATTAAACTAActtctaaatctaaaaaaaaaaaacaatcaactaAAAATGTAACAGTGTTTTTAGTATCTATTCAGAATATAAATTTTCCTANNNNNNNNNNNNNNNNNNNNNNNNNNNNNNNNNNNNNNNNNNNNNNNNNNNNNNNNNNNNNNNNNTTTTTTAGCAAGCCATAATAAGGGCAAATAGATACATTCTATACCTCAAATGCAATCTGTAAATACTCTACATGCAGTTATTGCCTGTTGTCTGTGCTTGTGACTGTGGAATTTCATTACATTTTACTCTTAATTAGGTTCTGGTCCTTGTGCAGTCTGAAAGGaattaacaaaacattaaaatatttgctCACTAgcgactaataacaaaaatattgttaGGAAAAGGTTGAAggtaaaaaaatgaagagatcATGATTACTGTGTGAAAAGATTCAAATTTCTAAGNNNNNNNNNNNNNNNNNNNNNNNNNNNNNNNNNNNNNNNNNNNNNNNNNNNNNNNNNNNNNNNNNNNNNNNNNNNNNNNNNNNNNNNNNNNNNNNNNNNNNNNNNNNNNNNNNNNNNNNNNNNNNNNNNNNNNNNNNNNNNNNNNNNNNNNNNNNNNNNNNNNNNNNNNNNNNNNNNNNNNNNNNNNNNNNNNNNNNNNNNNNNNNNNNNNNNNNNNNNNNNNNNGTCAATGCATACCTTGTGGTACTTTGGATGTAATGGGAAATTTGTTTCATACCACTCTGTAGAGCTCCATGGACAGTAGAATAGTAGCATTTGCTATTAGCTTCTCCAGCTAGCACCAACACAGGAACCTGCCAATGGACCATAAACATGCTAACaagatatagatttacatatttaCCAATATGCTTTGTCAGTTTTTTAACATACTGTCAATTCTCTAGGTAGATATTTCTCATATTTTAATTTCTACTTTCCACCATAATCTTCACATTTAGATTCATAAATAAAGCTTTCTATCTGcagagaaaataacaatatacttatttaagaaaaaaaaaaaaaagggaaaaacactatAAACACATATTTCAATCTAAGCTCCCCACCCTTCCTGACTATCCTTTGTACAAGATTCCACCTGNNNNNNNNNNNNNNNNNNNNNNNNNNNNNNNNNNNNNNNNNNNNNNGACCTTCCGACCATCACTCATCACAGCACACACTGGAGTATTGAGATGgttctcctccttgtcctctttAAGGCATTCACAACCCAGGCTATGGTAACAGTAGGATCCTCTGAAGAAGGGGTCAGTTGCCCACTGAGATCTGAATATAGATAACAACTTGTAAATTCATGgatagaaaaacaaaaccacTTATGTACTTGAAAGACAANNNNNNNNNNNNNNNNNNNNNNNNNNNNNNNNNNNNNNNNNNNNNNNNggtaataaagtataaaaagttATTGAAATTAATGTGACCATGCATGCTTAATATGAAAGTAAAAGATTTTACATTAATTAGTACAGACATTCTATACTCACATCTGCAATATTGCCTTTTAATGTAACATAACCTTATAACCACAACTATACAACAAACTACATTTAAATCTTTTTGAGCATTATGATACAAAAACTTGAATAAACACtttgaaaaacaataatactaataagttctGTTTGCAAGCATAATCATACCACCTGCCTTTTGTACACCTAAGCAATAATTTACCTGAATACTCTCTTGGGATTTGGGATATCACTCCTTCCAAGGAAACAGCGTAGCAGCTGTGTGCAAGCCTCGCCCACCTCCCTCTCAGACAGCCTCTCCATGTACTCTGCCTCAGCCCCACCAATCCAGCCACACAGCATGGCTTTCTGGTTGAACACTGGATCAAACCCAGAGATGGNNNNNNNNNNNNNNNNNNNNNNNNNNNNNNNNNNNNNNNNNNNNNNNNNNNNNNNNNNNNNNNNNNNNNNNNNNNNNNNNNNNNNNNNNNNNNNNNNNNNNNNNNNNNNNNNNNNNNNNNNNNNNNNNNNNNNNNNNNNNNNNNNNNNNNNNNNNNNNNNNNNNNNNNNNNNNNNNNNNNNNNNNNNNNNNNNNNNNNNNNNNNNNNNNNNNNNNNNNNNNNNNNNNNNNNNNNNNNNNNNNNNNNNNNNNNNNNNNNNNNNNNNNNNNNNNNNNNNNNNNNNNNNNNNNNNNNNNNNNNNNNNNNNNNNNNNNNNNNNNNNNNNNNNNNNNNNNNNNNNNNNNNNNNNNNNNNNNNNNNNNNNNNNNNNNNNNNNNNNNNNNCTAGTCTATTGTAtcaaacagaataataataaaaacatagtaaATCCAAAACCACACACCTCTTCCACAGTGCCATCAACAAGCTGTGATCTCTGCATAACTTTATCAAAGTCTGGAATATCTTTAGTCCACACTATTTGAATACCTTCACAGTCTTTGGGCCACCAGGGCTGCTCATACTCCAAAAAAATCTTGTCTATTGTTCCAAAACCAGTGGATGTAATGGCCTGCAGGGAAACACATGATTCTAGAatataaataagatgaaaatcaTATTTGTTTAGTGGCTTCCTTTAATATTTCCAAATGTGAATGCTTTTTGTTGCAGTTAACAGAAACAAAGGCATCATCTATCCTTTAAGTATTAACAAATGCTTCTTGTCCTCTAAATCATGAAGTTTCCAATTCACAGAAGATAAAAAGGACTACCATCCCTTCTTACTTTCTGCAATCCCTGAGGAagtggaggtgagaagagattAGGGTGAGCTTTCAAGTAGCCTATGGATGGAGTTACCATTACGTGCTCTGCCTCAAACTCTCTGCCATCTCTGAAAAGATAATTAAAGGTTGACCACCACTACCACAGTAAATATATGTTCATTACAACTGGTATTACCATAATGCCCAAAATGCCTTTGgaacagaaaattattttttttcttttcttgaaacaGGAATCAACATAAAAACCTAAAG
This window encodes:
- the LOC119582036 gene encoding LIM domain only protein 7-like (The sequence of the model RefSeq protein was modified relative to this genomic sequence to represent the inferred CDS: added 131 bases not found in genome assembly), with amino-acid sequence MMRHDQDMLQRAGKLAPASTASTDAQPAHIPPPTMYASQEGAPVPSPQAPQTAENNSYNNYQPPAPQLPIQEFYTAPTYEPTPPSSLAPAEGVPSPGQKAVSPPAGSPSQYSTLASPHPFTRSHSQSSIGAPPIHPPLQGIRSSPTGSPRDPAPEPLPRKKKLPPPPPSKPHQIPGDSAERSEAIRLSRMPTSNPTSVSPQQQENQGEAVSPSGQQMSKQTLLALSAIPKPRLTDNESWITKKKPESQRRDYSKHWLHQEAEQRRLEQQDRVNRQQQARAPAAKTLPPQSVSPQHPPHPQTTSYLPTYPPQNASPTYSSYPQALKNPSPSHSNNNNNNNMWRNQATTYQPHMPTQAPNGDKALPDSIIHNITQRVNNKNSKNTYSNTNGRLGNTYGNNNYRDENYHDYMNADALSAPSAHTPLYQSGMGQSQQPPFNSQSQDHSSGQDQRLLSVSGKKKCSHCSEELGRGAAMIIESLRLFYHIPCFKCCVCGIQLGNGSAGADVRVRNHKLHCHNCYSNDEGMKFSKV
- the LOC119582037 gene encoding spermine oxidase-like; its protein translation is MLCGWIGGAEAEYMERLSEREVGEACTQLLRCFLGRSDIPNPKRVFRSQWATDPFFRGSYCYHSLGCECLKEDKEENHLNTPVCAVMSDGRKVPVLVLAGEANSKCYYSTVHGALQSGMKQISHYIQSTTRLHKDQNLIKSKM